One stretch of Streptomyces sp. A2-16 DNA includes these proteins:
- a CDS encoding enolase C-terminal domain-like protein, with product MAPEAGRARLYHVELPMRTPFDHPAARRTTSDSLVLSLSAGGATGLGECAPRSYVTGETTASVRAALERVDFDALFARLTGRPPRELLASLHEDGFARTFGIDGGNNLLCLLETAVLDWLGRRLEAGGRDLLPPGPAEERAARRLPVSQVLDLSLDTEEFLATRGPFHFVKIKASYDVEHDARTVRTLRDKLGDDVPVMVDANMSWTPANAVGHARRLREAGVDYVEEPLPKGSWEALRTLRRDGGVRVMLDESVCTAQDARTAVESGACDAFNIRVSKNGGPLPAAGLVAYARENGIRFQFGVQVAEVGPLINAGRTLAFAHPDALTVEAGQSDRFFPRMIVAPPPAVDRDTNTLRPAGGTGWGMDLAGHAERWAVRDL from the coding sequence GTGGCGCCTGAGGCCGGGCGGGCCCGGCTGTACCACGTCGAGCTGCCGATGCGGACGCCGTTCGACCACCCCGCCGCCCGCCGCACCACCTCCGACAGCCTGGTCCTGAGCCTGTCGGCCGGGGGCGCGACGGGCCTCGGAGAGTGCGCGCCGCGGTCGTACGTCACCGGCGAGACCACCGCGAGCGTGCGCGCCGCGCTGGAACGAGTCGACTTCGACGCCCTGTTCGCCCGGCTGACGGGACGTCCGCCGCGGGAGTTGCTGGCGTCGCTGCACGAGGACGGCTTCGCCCGCACCTTCGGCATCGACGGGGGCAACAACCTGCTGTGTCTGCTGGAGACCGCGGTCCTCGACTGGCTGGGCCGACGGCTGGAGGCGGGCGGCCGGGACCTGCTGCCGCCGGGCCCGGCCGAGGAGCGGGCCGCTCGGCGCCTTCCCGTCTCCCAGGTGCTCGATCTCAGCCTGGACACCGAGGAGTTCCTCGCCACCCGCGGGCCCTTCCACTTCGTGAAGATCAAGGCGTCGTACGACGTCGAGCACGACGCCCGTACCGTGCGCACCCTGCGCGACAAGCTCGGTGACGACGTCCCCGTCATGGTCGACGCCAACATGAGCTGGACCCCGGCGAACGCCGTCGGTCACGCCCGCCGGCTGCGCGAGGCGGGCGTCGACTACGTGGAGGAGCCGCTGCCCAAGGGCTCCTGGGAGGCCCTGCGCACGCTGCGCCGGGACGGCGGGGTGCGCGTGATGCTGGACGAGTCGGTGTGCACGGCCCAGGACGCCCGTACGGCGGTCGAGTCCGGGGCCTGCGACGCCTTCAACATCCGGGTGTCCAAGAACGGGGGGCCACTGCCGGCCGCCGGACTCGTCGCGTACGCCCGGGAGAACGGCATCCGCTTCCAGTTCGGCGTCCAGGTCGCCGAGGTGGGCCCGCTCATCAACGCGGGCCGGACCCTGGCCTTCGCCCACCCGGACGCGCTCACCGTAGAGGCCGGGCAGTCCGACCGGTTCTTCCCGCGGATGATCGTCGCCCCGCCCCCGGCCGTCGACCGGGACACCAACACCCTGCGCCCCGCGGGCGGCACCGGCTGGGGCATGGACCTCGCCGGACACGCCGAGCGGTGGGCCGTACGGGACCTGTGA
- a CDS encoding PLP-dependent aminotransferase family protein, which yields MSTTPVRQATTLRREELHAGIVDPDMDSMRLLSETAMRFPDALSFSSGAPHDGTHDLAKLSYHVDRYIRHLRQRGVPEQRITRLHFQYGPVNGFIQEEVARMLVRDEDIDVAPEAIMITHGFQEAALVALRGLFRSPDDVLLSVSPAYVGIRGAARMLDIPVKGITEGPDGLEPEAVAAAVRAVRAEGKRPAALYLVPDFSNPSGTVVPLEARRRLLALAAEEGFTILEDNPYGLFASDEERLPTLKSLDTRGDVVYLGSFAKSAFPGARLGYLVGDREVVGEDGVRRTLAQELSKAKAMFTVGSSSLSQAAIGGILVDADHDLRTATRDLAAIYQERLAATLDALAEHFPPERYAEHGVRWNRPRGGFFLVVEVPFEADLPAMERSARDHAVSWAPMSMFHLEGGGERALRLGFSNLTPAAIREGIARLAGFIRAESAIGPVIEVHSASLPDFVSASEAHA from the coding sequence GTGTCCACTACGCCAGTCCGGCAAGCCACCACCCTGCGCCGCGAAGAACTGCACGCCGGCATCGTCGATCCGGACATGGACTCGATGCGCCTGCTCAGCGAGACGGCGATGAGGTTCCCCGACGCCCTGTCGTTCTCCTCGGGAGCCCCCCACGACGGCACCCACGACCTCGCGAAGCTCTCGTACCACGTCGACCGGTACATCAGGCACCTGCGGCAGCGGGGCGTGCCCGAACAGCGCATCACCCGGCTGCATTTCCAGTACGGACCCGTCAACGGGTTCATCCAGGAAGAGGTCGCCCGCATGCTCGTCCGGGACGAGGACATCGATGTCGCACCCGAGGCGATCATGATCACGCACGGCTTCCAGGAGGCCGCGCTCGTCGCCCTGCGCGGACTGTTCCGGTCACCCGACGACGTGCTGCTGTCCGTGTCCCCGGCCTACGTCGGCATCCGGGGCGCCGCCCGCATGCTCGACATCCCGGTCAAGGGCATCACCGAGGGACCCGACGGACTCGAGCCCGAGGCCGTGGCCGCCGCCGTACGGGCCGTGCGCGCCGAGGGCAAACGCCCCGCCGCGCTCTACCTGGTCCCCGACTTCTCCAACCCCTCCGGCACGGTCGTACCTCTGGAAGCCCGCAGGAGGCTGCTCGCGCTGGCCGCCGAAGAGGGCTTCACCATCCTGGAGGACAACCCGTACGGGCTGTTCGCGAGCGACGAGGAGCGGCTGCCGACCCTGAAGTCGCTGGACACCCGCGGCGACGTCGTCTACCTGGGCTCCTTCGCCAAGTCCGCGTTCCCCGGCGCCCGTCTCGGCTATCTGGTCGGTGACCGCGAGGTCGTCGGCGAGGACGGCGTCCGGCGCACCCTCGCCCAGGAACTCTCCAAGGCCAAGGCGATGTTCACGGTCGGCTCGTCCTCGCTCTCCCAGGCGGCGATCGGCGGCATCCTCGTCGACGCCGACCACGACCTGCGCACCGCGACCCGCGATCTGGCCGCCATCTACCAGGAACGGCTCGCCGCCACCCTCGACGCCCTCGCCGAGCACTTCCCGCCCGAGCGGTACGCCGAGCACGGGGTGCGCTGGAACCGGCCGCGCGGCGGCTTCTTCCTGGTCGTCGAGGTGCCCTTCGAGGCCGACCTGCCCGCCATGGAACGCTCGGCGCGCGACCACGCGGTCAGCTGGGCGCCGATGAGCATGTTCCACCTCGAGGGCGGCGGCGAACGCGCCCTGCGCCTCGGCTTCAGCAACCTCACCCCGGCCGCGATCCGCGAGGGGATCGCCCGCCTGGCCGGCTTCATCCGGGCGGAGTCCGCGATCGGGCCCGTGATCGAGGTCCACTCCGCGTCCCTGCCCGATTTCGTGTCCGCATCGGAGGCCCACGCATGA
- a CDS encoding GH3 auxin-responsive promoter family protein: protein MQNTQLPQTSQWQQHWQARRDPFVDECLRARENLLADLKDPATAQARVLDDLIDIGAASLHWKERGYDVIAADPGSFRSVLPIMRYNDFVDEIDRETRTKGGILSCSPVLRWLKTSGTTGTPKRVPYTLHWLLTYRIPAMKAMWGTCLEHHPEILAHPWATLDTQTVREDVYDFVHGVEHQAISNRHPQLNSRDWNPPWYESPWFGPDSPTGHAGRMYHRVRHLVGKDLHYISAINPSTLVSLRDLIAEHGAELVRDLREGTLHGRPWTDPDERAAAHLERALAKDEFSLVDVWPSLTLYSCWLSASAELYRPRLDAVLPGVAKLPFMSCGTEGVTTIPVDDSLESQPLAVNQAYFEFVPAEVPLGTLLDAGEKVQTLLYDEVEAGRDYHLIMSQGNGLYRLWTGDIYRVDRIVDGTPWIHFTHRDGVFHSFTGEKITEGQVTQAIRQGLAASGLETGLYMCGPRWDELPSYTVVVEVPEPDRELDRELSGAIDRELSVINIEYASKRDSGRLAALRVRTVRQGAIAAYVESRRQQGNATQYKYKPFQQDVDFVDAIVAG, encoded by the coding sequence ATGCAGAACACCCAGCTCCCGCAGACCTCCCAGTGGCAGCAGCACTGGCAGGCACGGCGCGACCCCTTCGTCGACGAGTGCCTGCGGGCCCGCGAGAACCTGCTCGCCGACCTGAAGGACCCGGCCACCGCGCAGGCCCGCGTCCTCGACGACCTCATCGACATCGGCGCCGCCTCGCTGCACTGGAAGGAGCGGGGCTACGACGTGATCGCCGCCGACCCGGGCAGCTTCCGGTCGGTCCTGCCGATCATGCGCTACAACGACTTCGTCGACGAGATCGACCGGGAGACCCGCACCAAGGGCGGCATCCTGTCGTGCAGTCCGGTGCTGCGCTGGCTCAAGACCAGCGGGACGACCGGCACCCCCAAGCGGGTCCCGTACACGCTGCACTGGCTGCTGACGTACCGGATCCCCGCGATGAAGGCCATGTGGGGCACCTGCCTCGAGCACCACCCCGAGATCCTCGCGCACCCCTGGGCCACCCTCGACACCCAGACGGTCCGCGAGGACGTGTACGACTTCGTGCACGGGGTCGAGCACCAGGCGATCAGCAACCGGCATCCGCAGCTCAACAGCCGGGACTGGAACCCGCCGTGGTACGAGTCGCCCTGGTTCGGCCCCGACTCGCCCACCGGTCACGCCGGACGGATGTACCACCGGGTGCGGCACCTCGTCGGCAAGGACCTGCACTACATCTCGGCGATCAACCCCAGCACCCTGGTCTCGCTGCGCGACCTGATCGCGGAGCACGGCGCCGAGCTGGTGCGCGACCTGCGCGAGGGCACCCTGCACGGCAGGCCGTGGACCGACCCGGACGAGCGGGCCGCCGCGCACCTCGAACGGGCGCTGGCGAAGGACGAGTTCAGCCTCGTCGACGTCTGGCCGTCGCTGACCCTGTACAGCTGCTGGCTGTCGGCCTCCGCCGAGCTCTACCGGCCGCGGCTGGACGCCGTCCTGCCCGGCGTCGCCAAGCTGCCGTTCATGAGCTGCGGGACCGAGGGCGTCACCACCATCCCCGTGGACGACTCGCTGGAGAGCCAGCCGCTCGCCGTCAACCAGGCGTACTTCGAGTTCGTCCCCGCCGAGGTACCGCTGGGCACGCTCCTGGACGCCGGCGAGAAGGTGCAGACGCTGCTGTACGACGAGGTGGAGGCGGGACGCGACTACCACCTGATCATGTCCCAGGGCAACGGCCTGTACCGGCTGTGGACCGGCGACATCTACCGCGTCGACCGGATCGTGGACGGCACGCCCTGGATCCACTTCACCCACCGCGACGGCGTCTTCCACTCCTTCACCGGCGAGAAGATCACCGAGGGCCAGGTCACCCAGGCCATCCGCCAGGGCCTCGCGGCGAGCGGCCTGGAGACCGGGCTGTACATGTGCGGCCCGCGCTGGGACGAGCTGCCGTCCTACACCGTCGTCGTCGAAGTGCCCGAGCCCGACCGGGAGTTGGACCGGGAGCTGTCCGGCGCCATCGACCGCGAGCTGTCCGTCATCAACATCGAGTACGCCTCGAAGCGGGACAGCGGGCGCCTGGCCGCCCTGCGGGTGCGCACCGTGCGGCAGGGCGCGATCGCCGCCTACGTCGAGTCGCGGCGGCAGCAGGGCAACGCCACCCAGTACAAGTACAAGCCCTTCCAGCAGGACGTCGACTTCGTCGACGCCATCGTCGCCGGCTGA
- a CDS encoding alpha/beta fold hydrolase has protein sequence MIETIRPPQNIRREIIDVPCGDARLALHVWRPERVKGAVFYFHGLQSHAGWLWEVGPRFADNDIAFFVLDRRGSGISPGPRGVIPDADTVLDDYAQAVAFVRAMIGETVPLSLFGHCLGGSFMAALMCHEGFTTSYDAAVFCSSWLGRMHATLDADTREAVAADRSAQLWDAGLKAGDFTDEVKYQHFIDHDDLAVRQLTRQSRAVLLDLERRYLSGGPTTAPVPAATFVSGITDPIVDLDAAQSVFQDLVSGRGALMRFPTDRHYLFYTDVSDDLVDWTSTYTLLQGVNRGA, from the coding sequence GTGATCGAGACCATCAGGCCCCCGCAGAACATCCGCCGCGAGATCATCGACGTGCCGTGCGGCGACGCCCGGCTCGCCCTGCACGTCTGGCGGCCGGAGCGCGTCAAGGGCGCCGTCTTCTACTTCCACGGACTCCAGAGCCACGCCGGGTGGCTGTGGGAAGTGGGCCCGCGCTTCGCCGACAACGACATCGCGTTCTTCGTCCTCGACCGGCGCGGCAGCGGCATCAGCCCCGGCCCCCGGGGGGTGATACCGGACGCCGACACCGTCCTCGACGACTACGCGCAGGCCGTCGCGTTCGTCCGGGCGATGATCGGCGAGACCGTACCCCTGTCCCTGTTCGGGCACTGCCTCGGCGGGTCCTTCATGGCGGCCCTGATGTGCCACGAGGGGTTCACCACCTCCTACGACGCGGCCGTGTTCTGCTCCTCCTGGCTCGGCCGGATGCACGCCACCCTCGACGCGGACACCCGCGAGGCCGTCGCGGCGGACCGGAGCGCACAGCTGTGGGACGCGGGGCTCAAGGCCGGCGACTTCACCGACGAGGTCAAGTACCAGCACTTCATCGACCACGACGACCTGGCCGTACGGCAGTTGACGCGCCAGTCGCGGGCCGTGCTGCTCGACCTGGAACGGCGCTATCTGAGCGGCGGGCCCACGACCGCTCCGGTGCCCGCCGCCACCTTCGTCTCCGGGATCACCGACCCGATCGTGGACCTGGACGCCGCCCAGTCCGTCTTCCAGGACCTGGTGTCCGGGCGAGGCGCCCTCATGCGGTTCCCCACCGACCGGCACTACCTCTTCTACACCGACGTCAGCGACGACCTCGTCGACTGGACGTCGACGTACACCCTGCTCCAGGGGGTGAACCGTGGCGCCTGA
- a CDS encoding FAH family protein, with protein MTASPTAATTVLFECTYQGRRHLGLGLPREGEPLRLVPLGDRNPADLLLAGDELADAETVTVPAGEVTLRPPLLPDHPGGAMVGGFMQTHNVKVDADTPAQPNWFLKGLGDVLKLPGQDLRAPAGSVALTEEAEVVLVYVTDAAGEPRYVGYTFGNDLTDIGRFRRHRGHLSYAKLCDAAVAPWLFLGEPPRHVTGHVTIERDGEPSWRGEFTTGTKALHYGLDAIMSELFSYDALSTPGRVHYVYLGADRSSFHAGFRIADGDRVTLDFASHGVTLSNTVRCEGA; from the coding sequence ATGACCGCTTCCCCGACCGCTGCCACGACCGTCCTGTTCGAATGCACCTACCAGGGCCGCCGCCACCTCGGCCTCGGTCTGCCCCGGGAGGGCGAGCCGCTGCGCCTCGTCCCGCTCGGCGACCGGAACCCGGCCGACCTGTTGCTCGCCGGTGACGAGCTCGCCGACGCCGAGACGGTGACCGTCCCCGCCGGCGAGGTGACCCTCAGGCCGCCGCTGCTGCCCGACCACCCCGGCGGCGCGATGGTCGGCGGCTTCATGCAGACCCACAACGTCAAGGTGGACGCGGACACCCCGGCCCAGCCGAACTGGTTCCTCAAAGGCCTCGGTGACGTGCTGAAACTCCCCGGGCAGGACCTGCGCGCACCCGCCGGGTCCGTCGCGCTCACCGAGGAGGCGGAGGTCGTCCTCGTCTACGTCACCGACGCGGCGGGCGAACCCCGTTATGTCGGCTACACCTTCGGCAACGACCTCACCGACATCGGCCGCTTCCGGCGCCACCGCGGCCACCTGTCCTACGCCAAGCTCTGCGACGCGGCCGTGGCGCCCTGGCTGTTCCTGGGCGAGCCCCCGCGGCACGTCACCGGGCACGTGACGATCGAGCGGGACGGCGAGCCTTCGTGGCGGGGCGAGTTCACCACCGGCACCAAGGCCCTGCACTACGGCCTCGACGCCATCATGTCCGAGCTGTTCTCCTACGACGCCCTGAGCACCCCGGGCCGGGTGCACTACGTCTACCTCGGCGCCGACCGCAGCAGCTTCCACGCCGGCTTCCGGATCGCCGACGGCGACCGCGTCACCCTGGACTTCGCGAGCCACGGGGTCACCCTGTCCAACACCGTGCGCTGCGAGGGAGCGTGA
- a CDS encoding MFS transporter, producing MALPKAFWLLWCGQTVSRLGTLAPAFLVLYLEQNGLVAPGTTPLVVGLFGAGVVLSGLVGGAVADLIGPRRTIVAAQPFTAGMALLFAVADNVVALCALSLITGFLSAVDRPAGAGLISAIVPPEQFSKAYSLFLVGFNIGMSLSPVLSGFLLEVSPGALFVVWAVSSLLYAALVFAVPADPVPRAADRPSGVAAALASAARGIAEPFRTPVLVAFLLLTFLLACIYLQVNSALPLDMRDSGLTAGGIGFVLAVNAVLSVLLLPLVPRLVGRLRPHVPLMMAAAFMAVGFGANVLADGMVSFTLATVVWTLGEVLWAPMSATFIADRAPAGRSSTYQGSYFFAWNAAFVVGSPAGLALAHAHGYGALWMSVLGLGCAVTLGFALLPRLTGFTKAPAPPSDHLDTAEQLTRETR from the coding sequence ATGGCCCTCCCCAAGGCGTTCTGGCTGCTGTGGTGCGGCCAGACCGTCAGCCGGCTCGGCACCCTCGCCCCCGCCTTCCTCGTCCTCTACCTGGAGCAGAACGGCCTCGTCGCCCCCGGCACGACCCCGCTCGTCGTCGGCCTCTTCGGCGCCGGAGTGGTGCTGTCCGGGCTGGTGGGAGGCGCGGTCGCCGATCTGATCGGACCGCGGCGCACCATCGTCGCGGCCCAGCCGTTCACCGCAGGGATGGCCCTGCTGTTCGCCGTCGCCGACAATGTGGTCGCGCTGTGCGCGCTGTCGTTGATCACCGGTTTCCTGTCGGCCGTCGACCGCCCCGCCGGGGCCGGGCTGATCTCCGCGATCGTGCCCCCGGAGCAGTTCTCGAAGGCGTACAGCCTCTTCCTGGTGGGCTTCAACATCGGCATGTCGCTCAGCCCCGTGCTCTCCGGGTTCCTGCTCGAAGTCAGCCCCGGCGCCCTCTTTGTCGTCTGGGCGGTCTCCAGCCTGCTGTACGCGGCGCTGGTGTTCGCGGTGCCCGCGGACCCCGTGCCCCGGGCCGCCGACCGGCCCAGCGGAGTCGCGGCCGCCCTCGCATCGGCGGCGCGCGGCATCGCCGAGCCCTTCCGCACCCCGGTCCTGGTCGCCTTCCTGCTGCTGACCTTCCTGCTGGCCTGCATCTACCTCCAGGTCAACTCCGCGCTCCCGCTGGACATGCGCGACAGCGGGCTGACCGCCGGGGGCATCGGATTCGTCCTCGCGGTCAACGCGGTGCTGTCCGTCCTGCTCCTGCCGCTCGTGCCCCGGCTCGTCGGCCGGCTGCGCCCGCACGTCCCGCTGATGATGGCCGCCGCCTTCATGGCCGTCGGCTTCGGCGCCAACGTCCTGGCCGACGGCATGGTCTCCTTCACTCTCGCCACCGTCGTCTGGACGCTCGGCGAGGTGCTGTGGGCCCCCATGTCCGCGACCTTCATCGCCGACCGGGCACCCGCCGGACGCAGCAGCACCTACCAGGGCTCCTACTTCTTCGCCTGGAACGCCGCGTTCGTCGTCGGCAGCCCCGCCGGCCTCGCCCTCGCCCACGCCCACGGCTACGGAGCGCTGTGGATGTCCGTCCTCGGCCTCGGGTGCGCGGTGACGCTCGGCTTCGCCCTGCTGCCCCGGCTCACGGGCTTCACGAAGGCTCCGGCACCCCCAAGCGACCACCTCGACACCGCAGAACAGCTGACCCGAGAGACAAGGTGA
- a CDS encoding transposase, with product MVRAFSTVAPGPGATAATRTAASAPRVRTGSPDHPAFDAHDAAPGAAPGAPDALHAFVAEIFERLPRADQRRWAHLYTRGLLMTPGRKTVRRLAASVSDSATAAQALHQFVNASPWDWEPVRARLADWVVRRSGPRALLLGTAVLPKRGDRSCGVHRRFVPQEGRTVNCQVGIGAFLAADRATVPVDWRLLLPGAWSADPQVRDRARVPENAAGTQDSGAAQALDLVDGVERSLPGSGTGTDTEPDGVPVVADLVGFADTTALAAGLVARRRRFVVAVPGDLVVVPDRAGAAAKAGARGSGGSWGVGGCGASGFPGVSGVVGAGAVAVRAVVPGGGLPVRELLAAHDARSAGRPPAAPVVPVRLPGIPVPLRLTVERRPSASGGDRFWLTDLVDRPVSEVPALARLHSGAADTMERLADDFGLRAFEGRSYPGWHHHMTLVSAAFAYRALGRAAMPPTRPARASRGPQPGRPPRRARTLTTPTRTGCS from the coding sequence ATGGTGAGGGCGTTTTCCACGGTGGCTCCCGGGCCTGGCGCTACGGCGGCCACGCGCACGGCCGCATCCGCGCCGCGGGTCCGGACCGGCTCCCCGGACCACCCCGCCTTCGACGCCCATGACGCCGCTCCCGGCGCCGCTCCTGGCGCCCCCGATGCCCTCCACGCCTTCGTCGCGGAGATCTTCGAGCGACTGCCCCGCGCCGACCAGCGCCGATGGGCCCATCTCTACACGCGGGGCCTGCTGATGACACCGGGCCGCAAGACGGTACGGCGGCTCGCGGCCTCCGTGTCGGACTCGGCCACGGCGGCCCAGGCCCTGCACCAGTTCGTCAACGCCAGCCCGTGGGACTGGGAGCCGGTCCGCGCCCGGCTGGCCGACTGGGTGGTGCGCAGGTCGGGGCCCCGAGCCCTGCTCCTCGGTACGGCGGTGCTGCCCAAGCGCGGTGACCGTTCCTGCGGAGTGCACCGCCGCTTCGTCCCGCAGGAGGGCCGTACCGTCAACTGCCAGGTCGGCATCGGTGCGTTCCTCGCCGCGGACCGGGCGACGGTCCCCGTCGACTGGCGGTTGCTGCTGCCCGGAGCCTGGTCCGCGGACCCACAGGTACGCGACCGGGCCCGCGTCCCCGAGAACGCCGCCGGCACCCAGGACTCGGGCGCGGCCCAGGCGCTGGATCTGGTGGACGGGGTCGAGCGCAGCCTGCCCGGCTCCGGAACCGGCACGGACACCGAGCCTGACGGGGTGCCCGTCGTCGCCGACCTGGTCGGCTTCGCGGACACCACGGCACTGGCCGCCGGGCTCGTGGCCCGACGGCGCCGTTTCGTGGTGGCGGTACCCGGGGATCTGGTGGTCGTACCCGACCGGGCCGGGGCCGCGGCCAAGGCCGGGGCCCGGGGATCGGGGGGTTCCTGGGGGGTCGGCGGTTGTGGGGCCTCCGGGTTCCCCGGAGTCTCGGGCGTGGTCGGCGCCGGTGCCGTTGCCGTGCGGGCCGTTGTGCCCGGTGGTGGTCTGCCCGTGCGGGAGCTCCTCGCCGCCCATGACGCCCGGTCGGCGGGGCGGCCCCCGGCGGCGCCCGTGGTGCCCGTGCGTCTCCCCGGTATCCCCGTCCCCCTCCGGCTGACCGTCGAGCGGCGCCCGAGCGCGTCCGGCGGCGACCGGTTCTGGCTCACCGACCTCGTGGACCGGCCCGTATCCGAGGTGCCGGCTCTGGCCCGGCTGCACTCGGGCGCCGCCGACACCATGGAGCGGCTCGCCGACGACTTCGGACTGCGCGCCTTCGAAGGGCGCTCGTACCCCGGCTGGCACCACCACATGACGCTGGTCTCCGCCGCCTTCGCCTACCGCGCCCTCGGCCGCGCGGCCATGCCCCCCACCCGCCCCGCCCGCGCCTCGCGCGGACCCCAGCCCGGCCGTCCGCCACGCCGGGCGCGGACCCTGACGACACCGACACGAACGGGATGCTCCTGA
- a CDS encoding SDR family NAD(P)-dependent oxidoreductase has product MSAPTPRTALLIGAAGGILKEVSRRLAEEGHTLVLFDRDENAVHRLAEELGRLTKVEAVVGDITDIPAAERQLTDIVDRFAPSILVNGVGGDTRVIGYADLARDHFDQTYLENVVSSWIAVKVCAPRMAADGYGRIVNFASAGGRTYSHFNNAAYVGAKAAVIGMTKQMAYELAGTGVVANVVAHGPIATDRVAGAFERRTEESKKDVMSRLPMGRYGTVAEAVGSVLHLCSESAGYSTGAVIDINGGLYM; this is encoded by the coding sequence ATGTCCGCACCCACCCCCCGCACCGCCCTGCTGATCGGCGCCGCCGGAGGCATCCTCAAGGAGGTCTCGCGCCGACTCGCCGAAGAGGGCCACACCCTCGTCCTGTTCGACCGTGACGAGAACGCCGTGCACCGGCTCGCCGAGGAACTGGGCCGGCTCACCAAGGTCGAGGCCGTCGTCGGCGACATCACCGACATCCCGGCCGCGGAACGCCAGTTGACCGACATCGTCGACCGGTTCGCCCCGTCGATCCTGGTCAACGGCGTCGGTGGCGACACCCGCGTCATCGGCTACGCCGACCTGGCCCGGGACCACTTCGACCAGACGTACCTGGAGAACGTGGTCAGCAGCTGGATCGCGGTCAAGGTGTGCGCCCCGCGCATGGCCGCCGACGGCTACGGCCGCATCGTCAACTTCGCCTCGGCGGGCGGCCGTACGTACAGCCACTTCAACAACGCCGCGTACGTCGGCGCCAAGGCCGCCGTGATCGGCATGACCAAGCAGATGGCCTACGAGCTGGCCGGCACCGGCGTGGTGGCCAACGTCGTCGCCCACGGACCGATCGCGACCGACCGCGTGGCCGGCGCCTTCGAGCGCCGCACCGAGGAGTCCAAGAAGGACGTCATGTCCCGGCTGCCCATGGGGCGTTACGGCACGGTCGCCGAAGCGGTCGGCAGTGTGCTGCACCTCTGCTCCGAGAGCGCCGGCTACTCGACCGGCGCCGTCATCGACATCAACGGCGGCCTCTACATGTGA
- a CDS encoding YciI family protein → MAKFVVEFEYNVDRAGREPLHRAHTDYLRTLTDNGVLLLAGPLQDTNGGLLVYEAEDRARLEEILAAEPYVQGGIVCHVRVRQWAPGKGTWIAAPEPSAA, encoded by the coding sequence ATGGCGAAGTTCGTCGTCGAATTCGAGTACAACGTCGACCGCGCGGGCCGGGAGCCCCTGCACCGCGCCCACACCGACTACCTGCGCACCCTCACCGACAACGGCGTACTCCTGCTCGCCGGCCCGCTCCAGGACACCAACGGCGGTCTGCTGGTCTACGAGGCCGAGGACCGCGCGCGCCTGGAGGAGATCCTCGCCGCCGAGCCCTACGTCCAGGGCGGCATCGTCTGCCACGTCCGCGTCCGCCAGTGGGCGCCCGGCAAGGGCACGTGGATCGCCGCGCCCGAGCCGTCGGCGGCCTGA